A genomic region of Synechococcus sp. NOUM97013 contains the following coding sequences:
- a CDS encoding DUF561 domain-containing protein: protein MSRLSLLPAALRRSLEQRSALKVIAGLMNFEADSVARVARAAGMGGADLIDVACDPALVKLAIEASGGVPVCVSSVEPEQFPAAVAAGAVMVEIGNFDAFYPQGRIFGAEEVLELTRQTRALLPEVVLSVTVPHVLPMDQQQQLAVDLVAAGADLIQTEGGTSAKPFSPGSLGLIEKAAPTLAAAHSISAALQQAGESAPVLCASGLSAVTLPMAIAAGASGVGVGSAVNRLDDELAMVAVVRGLREALSSAVVSRV from the coding sequence ATGTCCCGCCTTTCTCTGCTGCCCGCCGCCCTTCGCCGCAGCCTGGAACAGCGTTCCGCCCTCAAGGTGATCGCCGGCCTGATGAACTTCGAGGCTGACTCGGTCGCTCGCGTGGCGCGCGCCGCTGGCATGGGCGGTGCCGACCTGATCGATGTGGCCTGTGATCCCGCGCTGGTCAAGCTGGCCATCGAGGCCTCCGGTGGTGTGCCGGTGTGTGTGTCGTCGGTGGAGCCCGAGCAGTTCCCTGCCGCTGTTGCCGCCGGTGCCGTGATGGTGGAAATCGGCAACTTCGACGCCTTCTATCCCCAGGGCCGCATCTTCGGTGCTGAGGAAGTGCTGGAGCTCACTCGCCAGACCAGGGCACTGCTGCCTGAGGTGGTGCTGAGCGTCACCGTGCCCCACGTGCTGCCCATGGATCAGCAGCAGCAGCTGGCCGTGGATCTGGTGGCCGCCGGTGCCGACCTGATCCAGACCGAGGGCGGCACCAGCGCCAAGCCCTTCAGCCCCGGCAGCCTCGGCTTGATTGAGAAAGCGGCTCCCACCCTGGCGGCAGCCCACAGCATCAGTGCTGCGCTGCAACAGGCCGGTGAAAGTGCACCGGTACTTTGCGCGTCGGGTCTGTCTGCGGTGACTTTGCCGATGGCGATTGCAGCTGGTGCTTCCGGTGTGGGCGTTGGTTCCGCTGTGAACCGTCTCGACGATGAGCTGGCGATGGTGGCCGTGGTGCGCGGATTGCGTGAAGCACTGAGCAGCGCTGTGGTCAGCCGGGTCTGA
- a CDS encoding GNAT family N-acetyltransferase, with the protein MTPIRLVHHAPGAPGLRWFGIGPDLCPTRALLKLQRLFDRHAFWARGRSFGQLRRLLSGSDAVVSLWRGKRLVGFGRATSDGFSRAVLWDIVVAGDLQGHGLGRRVLEELLHAPAVVGVERVYLMTTNSAGFYRQLGFRDADPQQLMVLRR; encoded by the coding sequence GTGACTCCGATCCGGCTGGTTCACCATGCACCTGGCGCCCCAGGCCTGCGCTGGTTCGGCATCGGTCCGGATCTCTGCCCCACGCGGGCGCTGCTCAAGTTGCAGCGTCTGTTTGATCGCCACGCCTTCTGGGCCCGGGGACGCAGCTTTGGGCAACTGCGGCGCTTGCTCTCGGGCAGTGATGCCGTGGTGAGCCTGTGGCGCGGCAAACGACTGGTGGGCTTCGGGCGCGCCACCTCCGACGGCTTCAGTCGTGCCGTGCTGTGGGACATCGTGGTCGCCGGTGATCTCCAGGGCCATGGCCTCGGCCGGCGTGTGCTGGAGGAATTGCTGCATGCACCCGCCGTTGTTGGTGTGGAGCGGGTGTATCTGATGACCACCAACAGTGCTGGCTTTTACCGCCAACTGGGCTTCCGTGATGCCGACCCACAGCAGCTGATGGTGTTGCGCCGCTAA
- the uvrB gene encoding excinuclease ABC subunit UvrB, whose translation MPAYDLSAPYSPKGDQPTAIKQLVEGVNGGQRYQTLLGATGTGKTFTMANVIAQTGRPALVLAHNKTLAAQLCNELREFFPHNAVEYFISYYDYYQPEAYVPVSDTYIAKTASINEEIDMLRHSATRSLFERRDVIVVASISCIYGLGIPSEYLKAAVEFRVGESLDLRGSLRELVNNQYSRNDLDITRGRFRVKGDVLEIGPAYEDRLVRVELFGDEVEAIRYVDPTTGEILQSLDNINIYPAKHFVTPKDRLDSAVKDIRVELRDQLEFLNTEGKLLEAQRLEQRTTYDLEMLQQVGYCNGVENYARHLAGREPGSAPECLIDYFPDDWLLIVDESHVTCSQLQAMYNGDQARKKVLIDHGFRLPSAADNRPLKGEEFWTKARQTVFVSATPGNWEMEVSDGQVAQQVIRPTGVLDPIVEVRPTTGQVDDLLGEIRDRAKKQQRVLVTTLTKRMAEDLTDYLAENEVRVRYLHSEIHSIERIEIIQDLRLGEYDVLVGVNLLREGLDLPEVSLVAILDADKEGFLRAERSLIQTIGRAARHVEGVALLYADNMTESMAKAIEETERRRKIQQTYNEKHGIVPTAAGKKASNSILSFLELSRKLKTDGPDADLVEVAGKAVKALEDDADGMALDALPELIDQLEAKMKDAAKKLDFEEAANLRDRIKKLRQKLVGNA comes from the coding sequence ATGCCCGCCTACGACCTCTCCGCGCCTTACAGCCCCAAAGGGGATCAGCCGACCGCGATCAAGCAACTCGTGGAGGGGGTGAATGGCGGGCAGCGCTATCAGACGCTTCTGGGCGCTACCGGCACGGGCAAGACCTTCACGATGGCCAATGTGATCGCCCAGACCGGTCGTCCGGCACTGGTGCTCGCTCACAACAAGACGCTGGCCGCGCAGCTCTGCAATGAGCTGAGGGAATTTTTCCCTCACAACGCCGTTGAATACTTCATCTCTTACTACGACTACTACCAACCGGAGGCCTACGTTCCGGTCAGCGACACCTACATCGCCAAGACAGCGTCGATTAACGAAGAGATCGACATGTTGCGCCACTCAGCGACGCGCTCGCTGTTTGAACGTCGCGATGTGATCGTCGTCGCGTCGATCAGCTGCATCTACGGCCTGGGCATTCCCAGCGAATACCTCAAGGCTGCGGTGGAGTTCCGCGTTGGGGAATCGCTCGACCTGCGCGGATCCCTGCGGGAGCTGGTGAACAATCAGTACAGCCGCAACGATCTCGACATCACCCGCGGTCGCTTCCGCGTGAAGGGAGATGTGCTCGAGATCGGCCCTGCCTACGAAGACCGTCTGGTGCGGGTGGAGTTGTTCGGCGATGAGGTGGAGGCGATCCGCTACGTCGACCCCACCACCGGAGAAATTCTCCAGAGCCTCGACAACATCAACATCTACCCGGCGAAGCACTTCGTGACCCCGAAGGATCGCCTGGATTCAGCGGTGAAGGACATCCGCGTGGAGCTCAGGGATCAGCTGGAGTTCCTGAACACGGAAGGCAAGCTCTTGGAGGCGCAGCGACTTGAGCAGCGCACAACCTACGACCTGGAGATGCTCCAGCAGGTGGGCTACTGCAATGGCGTGGAGAACTACGCCCGCCATCTGGCCGGCCGTGAGCCCGGCTCAGCACCCGAATGCCTGATCGACTATTTCCCCGACGACTGGCTGCTGATCGTGGATGAGAGCCACGTCACCTGTTCGCAGTTGCAGGCGATGTACAACGGCGACCAAGCGCGCAAGAAGGTGCTGATTGACCATGGGTTCCGCCTGCCTAGTGCTGCGGACAACCGTCCGCTCAAGGGCGAGGAGTTCTGGACCAAGGCGCGTCAGACGGTGTTTGTCAGTGCCACCCCCGGCAACTGGGAGATGGAGGTGAGTGACGGCCAGGTGGCCCAGCAGGTGATCCGGCCCACGGGCGTGCTGGACCCGATCGTCGAAGTGCGGCCCACCACTGGCCAGGTGGATGACCTGCTCGGCGAGATCCGCGACCGGGCCAAGAAGCAGCAGCGGGTGCTGGTGACCACGCTGACCAAGCGGATGGCGGAAGACCTCACGGATTACCTGGCGGAGAACGAGGTGCGGGTGCGTTACCTGCACTCGGAAATCCATTCGATCGAGCGCATCGAGATCATCCAGGACCTGCGTCTTGGCGAGTACGACGTGCTGGTGGGTGTGAACCTGCTGCGGGAAGGTCTGGATCTACCGGAGGTGAGCTTGGTGGCGATCCTCGATGCCGACAAGGAGGGTTTTCTGCGGGCCGAGCGTTCACTGATCCAGACCATTGGACGCGCCGCGCGCCACGTGGAAGGTGTGGCGCTGCTCTACGCCGACAACATGACCGAATCGATGGCCAAGGCAATCGAGGAGACCGAACGACGCCGCAAGATCCAGCAGACCTACAACGAGAAGCACGGCATCGTGCCCACCGCGGCGGGCAAGAAAGCCAGCAATTCGATTCTGTCGTTTCTGGAGCTTTCGCGAAAACTCAAGACCGATGGGCCGGATGCCGACCTGGTGGAGGTGGCCGGCAAGGCCGTGAAGGCTCTTGAAGACGATGCCGATGGCATGGCTCTGGATGCGTTGCCCGAACTGATCGACCAGCTCGAAGCCAAGATGAAAGATGCGGCCAAGAAGCTCGATTTCGAGGAAGCAGCCAACCTGCGCGATCGCATCAAGAAGCTGCGTCAGAAGCTGGTGGGCAACGCCTGA
- the tilS gene encoding tRNA lysidine(34) synthetase TilS, producing the protein MTAGTPWLNWHDRLHRQLLQDPQWLPKGSTLVLAVSGGQDSMALLGLLRDLRRQHQWTLQLWHGDHGWHEGSAQIARELQQWCQDQQLELSLSRADASITSSEAKARDWRYAELTRLCRQRQTNGNASITVVTGHTASDRAETLLLQLSRGTDLAGLGSLRRQRPLSADAGDGIQLSRPLLGFSRDDTASICRDLQLPVWLDPSNSDPRFDRNRIRREVLPVLEDLHPGCSQRMADLSERMSQVQDTQVALVELSLHQLQSKAGQLQRLDLQQQPAAVRRTLLRHWLQSQGVGSLTARQLEELSAAIATGQPPGERHLAGGRRIHWCRNWVQLGEQG; encoded by the coding sequence ATGACAGCCGGCACGCCGTGGCTGAACTGGCACGACCGGCTGCACCGCCAGCTGCTGCAGGATCCGCAGTGGCTGCCCAAGGGCAGCACCCTCGTGCTGGCTGTCTCAGGCGGCCAGGACTCGATGGCGCTGCTGGGACTGCTGCGTGATCTCCGCCGCCAGCACCAGTGGACGCTGCAGCTGTGGCACGGCGACCATGGCTGGCATGAGGGATCAGCCCAAATCGCCCGCGAGCTGCAGCAGTGGTGCCAAGACCAACAGCTGGAGCTCAGCCTCAGCCGCGCCGATGCCAGCATCACCAGCAGCGAAGCCAAAGCCCGCGACTGGCGTTACGCCGAACTGACACGGCTGTGCCGGCAACGGCAGACGAATGGCAACGCCTCCATCACGGTGGTGACTGGTCACACCGCCAGCGACCGGGCCGAAACGCTACTGCTCCAACTCAGCCGCGGCACGGATCTGGCTGGCCTGGGCAGCCTCAGGCGCCAGCGCCCCCTCAGCGCCGACGCCGGTGATGGCATCCAACTGAGTCGTCCGCTGCTCGGCTTCAGCCGCGACGACACCGCAAGCATCTGCCGCGACCTGCAACTGCCGGTGTGGCTGGATCCCAGCAACAGCGACCCTCGCTTTGACCGCAACCGCATCCGCCGGGAGGTGCTGCCGGTGTTGGAAGACCTGCACCCTGGCTGCAGTCAACGCATGGCGGACTTGAGTGAGCGAATGTCCCAAGTGCAGGACACTCAGGTCGCCCTGGTGGAGCTCAGCCTCCATCAGCTGCAATCCAAGGCAGGGCAATTGCAACGGCTGGATTTGCAGCAGCAACCCGCAGCCGTGCGGCGAACACTGCTACGGCACTGGCTGCAAAGCCAAGGCGTGGGGTCCCTAACAGCGCGGCAGCTGGAGGAGCTCAGTGCTGCCATCGCCACGGGCCAGCCCCCAGGCGAACGCCATCTGGCCGGCGGCCGGCGGATCCATTGGTGCCGGAACTGGGTACAACTGGGTGAACAGGGCTGA